From a region of the Flavobacterium sediminilitoris genome:
- a CDS encoding inorganic phosphate transporter — translation MEQVYVIMLIALALLAIVDLMVGVSNDAVNFLNSAIGSKAVSFKTIMIVASIGVAVGALYSNGMMEVARSGIFTPRMFSFNDVIMIFLAVMITDVLLLDVFNTFGLPTSTTVSIIFSLLGASVFIAISKIYVTNGDISSLGSYINTKKATEIVYSILLSVLLSFVLGAIVQYISRLLFTFHIERRYRFFGAIFGGFALTAISFFILIKGLKSVTFISSETKDFIKGNQLMIIGYCFVFWTIMSQIVMSVIKFNIFKLIIIVGTFGLALAFAGNDLVNFIGVPIAAFQSYEMYAEAGQVLNAKEFMMIGLEGENLPAPFIFLALAGAIMIYTLWTSKKARNVIETEQNLSRQGEGSEKYNANTLSRYIVRGAMYMGGLINFILPKSIQISIDKQFVLPEYTGKRNEQPMFDMVRASVNLIVAAVLISLGTSMKLPLSTTYVTFMVAMGTSFADRAWDRESAVYRIAGVLNVIGGWFFTAIAAFIASGIIAYILYVGEVFAFFAFMIIVALFFYRSNQKHKKKIKEEEVINELKREDIVTIHEVINESSSQISKIISKTNTVYSSIISGLSLQDLPSLKESKKTVKKLEKQVDELKSNVYYFIKNLDETSVEASRFYILTLGYLQDIVQSITYISQSSHSHINNNHKQLKFNQVRDLKTIELEILELFKDIEGIFNSKNFNSIDRALSERKKVLETISDLIQKQITRIRTIENSPKNSKLYFGLLLETNDLVKATMQLLELFKEFNLYVSEKK, via the coding sequence ATGGAACAAGTTTATGTTATTATGCTTATTGCATTAGCGCTTTTAGCTATTGTCGATTTGATGGTAGGAGTGAGTAATGATGCGGTAAATTTCTTAAATTCAGCAATTGGATCTAAAGCAGTTTCGTTTAAAACAATCATGATTGTCGCTAGTATTGGAGTTGCGGTTGGAGCGCTATATTCTAATGGAATGATGGAAGTAGCAAGAAGTGGAATTTTTACGCCAAGAATGTTTAGTTTTAATGATGTCATAATGATTTTCCTAGCAGTTATGATAACAGACGTATTATTACTCGATGTATTTAATACATTTGGATTGCCTACATCAACAACTGTTTCCATTATTTTCTCTTTATTAGGTGCTTCAGTTTTTATTGCAATATCAAAAATTTATGTAACAAATGGAGATATTAGTTCTTTAGGAAGCTATATAAATACAAAAAAGGCTACAGAAATAGTGTATAGTATATTATTATCTGTTCTACTTTCATTTGTTTTAGGAGCCATTGTACAGTATATTTCTCGTTTATTATTTACGTTTCATATAGAAAGAAGATATCGCTTTTTTGGAGCTATTTTCGGAGGGTTTGCATTGACCGCTATTTCTTTCTTTATCTTAATAAAAGGATTAAAATCGGTTACATTTATTTCTAGTGAAACAAAAGATTTTATAAAAGGGAATCAATTAATGATTATTGGGTATTGTTTTGTTTTTTGGACAATAATGTCTCAAATTGTTATGAGTGTCATAAAGTTTAATATTTTTAAACTTATTATAATAGTTGGGACTTTTGGTTTAGCATTAGCTTTTGCAGGAAATGATTTAGTAAATTTCATAGGAGTTCCGATTGCTGCTTTTCAATCGTATGAAATGTATGCTGAAGCGGGACAAGTTCTTAATGCCAAAGAATTTATGATGATAGGGTTAGAAGGAGAAAATCTTCCCGCTCCATTCATATTTTTAGCATTAGCAGGAGCAATTATGATTTATACATTATGGACTTCCAAAAAAGCAAGAAATGTAATTGAAACAGAACAAAACTTATCAAGACAAGGAGAAGGCTCAGAGAAATATAATGCCAATACATTGTCTAGATATATAGTTAGAGGAGCAATGTATATGGGAGGATTAATAAATTTTATTCTACCTAAAAGTATTCAAATTAGTATTGATAAACAGTTTGTTCTACCAGAATATACTGGGAAAAGAAATGAACAACCTATGTTTGATATGGTTAGAGCATCTGTGAATTTAATTGTCGCTGCCGTGCTTATCTCTTTAGGAACTTCAATGAAATTACCTCTTTCAACGACTTACGTAACCTTTATGGTGGCAATGGGTACTTCATTTGCAGATAGAGCTTGGGATAGAGAAAGTGCAGTTTATAGAATAGCAGGGGTTTTAAATGTTATTGGAGGATGGTTTTTTACTGCCATAGCAGCATTTATTGCATCAGGAATTATAGCATATATCTTATATGTAGGAGAAGTTTTTGCTTTTTTTGCTTTTATGATTATTGTTGCTTTGTTCTTTTATAGAAGTAATCAAAAACATAAGAAAAAAATAAAAGAAGAAGAGGTTATAAATGAATTGAAGCGAGAAGATATCGTTACAATTCATGAAGTAATAAACGAGAGTTCTTCTCAGATTTCTAAAATTATTTCAAAAACAAATACTGTTTATAGTAGTATTATTTCAGGACTTAGTTTACAAGATTTACCATCACTTAAAGAAAGTAAGAAAACAGTTAAAAAATTAGAAAAGCAAGTAGATGAACTAAAAAGTAATGTATACTACTTTATTAAAAACTTAGACGAAACGTCTGTTGAAGCTAGTAGATTTTATATTTTAACATTAGGATATCTACAAGATATTGTGCAATCTATTACTTACATTTCTCAAAGTAGCCATTCACATATAAATAACAATCATAAGCAATTGAAATTTAATCAGGTTAGAGATTTAAAAACGATTGAACTAGAGATATTAGAACTTTTTAAAGATATTGAAGGTATTTTTAATTCTAAAAACTTTAATAGTATCGATAGAGCGTTATCAGAAAGGAAAAAAGTTTTAGAAACAATTTCAGATCTAATTCAAAAGCAAATAACAAGAATTAGAACAATTGAAAATAGTCCTAAAAACAGTAAATTATATTTTGGGTTATTATTAGAAACAAATGATTTAGTAAAGGCAACGATGCAATTATTAGAATTGTTTAAGGAATTCAATTTATATGTTTCAGAGAAGAAATAA
- a CDS encoding NifU family protein: MLKISIKNTNNPSILKFELENQITRGQNFEYKNIDETKNSPLAMQLFYLPFVKTVYISGNFIAIEKFSIVEWPDVQDEVAQQIEEFINNGGEIIKAEENSTKKTPVTIYAETTPNPAVQKFVCNKLLTKTLLECKNIDDTLASPLAKELFKFSYVKEVFIDENYISVSKYEIADWNEITMELRSFIKEYIENGNIVVDESLIKKTETHTKQQEDYFDKLDVTSQQIINILEEYIKPAVQGDGGNIMFESYDDNSKRVKVILQGACSGCPSSTFTLKNGIENMLRQMLNDNEIIVEAINA, from the coding sequence ATGTTAAAAATATCGATAAAAAACACCAACAATCCTTCAATACTTAAATTTGAACTGGAAAATCAAATTACTAGAGGTCAAAATTTTGAATACAAAAATATTGATGAAACTAAAAATTCACCTTTAGCAATGCAATTATTTTATTTACCATTTGTAAAAACAGTCTACATTTCTGGCAATTTTATTGCAATAGAAAAATTCTCAATAGTTGAATGGCCAGATGTACAAGATGAAGTAGCTCAACAAATTGAGGAATTTATTAATAATGGAGGTGAAATTATTAAAGCTGAGGAAAATTCTACTAAGAAAACACCTGTTACAATTTATGCAGAAACAACTCCAAATCCTGCTGTACAAAAATTTGTATGCAACAAACTTCTAACAAAAACATTGTTAGAATGTAAAAATATTGATGACACTTTAGCCTCTCCACTTGCAAAAGAATTATTTAAATTTTCATACGTTAAAGAAGTCTTTATTGATGAAAATTATATCTCTGTTTCTAAATATGAAATTGCAGATTGGAATGAAATAACAATGGAATTGCGTTCTTTCATAAAAGAATATATTGAAAACGGAAACATTGTTGTTGACGAGTCGTTAATTAAAAAAACAGAAACTCATACAAAACAGCAAGAAGATTATTTTGACAAACTTGATGTAACTTCTCAACAAATTATAAATATTCTTGAAGAATATATTAAGCCTGCTGTTCAAGGTGATGGAGGAAATATTATGTTTGAATCTTACGATGATAATTCTAAAAGAGTTAAAGTTATTTTACAAGGTGCATGTAGTGGTTGCCCTTCTTCAACTTTTACACTAAAAAATGGAATTGAAAATATGCTTCGTCAAATGCTTAATGATAATGAAATCATAGTTGAAGCAATAAACGCATAA
- a CDS encoding efflux RND transporter periplasmic adaptor subunit: protein MSKKSIYILLATVIGLIIVLFALKKAGVVGNTDDSKEVEIAKVDQMEIVETVSATGKIQPEIEVKISSEVSGEIIELPIKEGQQVKKGDLLVKINPDIYVSGVNRTAASLSTTKAGLSQAEAQVKESKANYDRNKKLFDKGVISKSEWDKIVSAYEVALANKQSAYFNVQSASATLTEARDNLGRTTIYAPADGTISLLSVELGERVLGTQQMAGTEILRVANLNNMEVEVDVNENDIVKVTVGDSAKIEVDAYLKKEFKGIVTSISNSASSALTADQVTNFKVKIRILKESYQDLLEGKGPNYSPFRPGMTATVDIITNKKTNVIGVPISAVVIKEDTTSVKKDIVAELEKEDKQNKGTYKPDQKFECVFVKVGDKAKLRVVKTGIQDDTNIEIKEGLKKGEEIITGPYLMVSKELETNDKVKIAAEDKKDKKK, encoded by the coding sequence ATGTCAAAGAAATCAATATATATATTATTAGCAACAGTAATAGGTTTAATTATAGTGTTGTTTGCTTTAAAGAAAGCAGGAGTTGTAGGAAATACTGATGACAGTAAAGAAGTTGAAATAGCTAAAGTAGACCAAATGGAAATTGTAGAAACAGTTTCTGCAACTGGGAAAATTCAACCAGAAATTGAAGTTAAAATATCTTCTGAAGTTTCAGGAGAAATTATTGAATTACCAATAAAAGAAGGTCAACAAGTTAAAAAAGGAGATTTATTAGTAAAAATAAATCCAGATATTTATGTTTCAGGTGTAAATAGAACAGCTGCTTCATTATCTACTACAAAAGCAGGTTTAAGCCAGGCAGAAGCTCAAGTAAAAGAGTCAAAAGCAAATTACGATAGAAATAAAAAATTATTTGATAAAGGAGTAATCTCAAAATCAGAATGGGATAAAATTGTTTCTGCTTATGAAGTAGCACTAGCAAATAAACAATCTGCTTACTTTAATGTCCAAAGCGCTTCTGCTACATTAACTGAAGCTAGAGATAATCTAGGAAGAACTACTATATATGCTCCAGCAGATGGAACTATTTCATTGCTATCTGTAGAGCTAGGAGAAAGAGTTTTAGGAACACAGCAAATGGCTGGAACAGAAATTTTACGTGTGGCTAATTTAAATAATATGGAAGTTGAAGTAGATGTTAACGAAAATGATATTGTAAAAGTTACAGTAGGAGATTCTGCAAAAATTGAAGTAGATGCCTATTTGAAAAAAGAATTTAAAGGAATTGTAACGAGTATTTCAAATTCTGCAAGTTCTGCATTAACAGCAGATCAGGTGACTAATTTTAAAGTGAAAATAAGAATTTTAAAAGAATCATATCAAGATTTACTAGAAGGAAAAGGACCAAATTACTCTCCTTTTCGTCCAGGAATGACTGCTACAGTCGATATTATTACAAATAAAAAAACAAATGTAATAGGTGTGCCAATTAGTGCCGTAGTGATTAAAGAAGATACTACTTCTGTAAAAAAAGATATAGTTGCTGAACTTGAAAAAGAAGACAAGCAAAACAAAGGAACATATAAACCAGATCAAAAATTTGAATGTGTTTTTGTAAAAGTTGGAGATAAAGCAAAATTAAGAGTAGTAAAAACAGGAATTCAAGATGATACTAATATTGAAATTAAAGAAGGACTGAAAAAAGGAGAAGAGATTATTACAGGACCTTATTTGATGGTTTCAAAAGAGTTAGAGACAAACGATAAAGTAAAAATAGCAGCAGAAGATAAAAAAGACAAAAAGAAATAA
- a CDS encoding TolC family protein, translating to MITKRILVFLLFVGINIFAQEKKWTLQECVDYAVKNNISVKQSELDLKTSDIEKMEAIGSFLPTLGANANYSVNTGANINPATNQFENTTFKSLSASANSSITLFNGLANWKTLQRTKLNKIANTYKLDKMKDDIALSVANAYLQILFNKEQLKVQKNQNLITKENIKRTQELIEVGSVPAGDIYELQATDATQEQQIISTENALLISKISLCQTLLLENYATFDISDEVIEVPITNLADESQETILAKAKESVYDIKIAQSNVDIAKKDLSIARSGYLPTLNGFVGYNTRWSESTPFSFTDQLSLFDGTSIGLQLSVPILSGFSTRGRVQRSKVNKERTEIQLKQAELDLERNVYQAYNDVINAKKSFEAAQKTLEARKLAYDFAKERFEVGLMNSFDFSQSSITLENAQSEVLRTKYDYIFRTKILEFYFGIPLIQK from the coding sequence ATGATAACTAAAAGAATACTCGTTTTTCTCTTATTTGTAGGAATTAACATCTTTGCACAAGAAAAGAAATGGACTTTGCAAGAATGTGTTGATTATGCGGTTAAGAATAATATTTCGGTAAAACAATCTGAGTTAGACTTAAAGACATCAGATATAGAAAAAATGGAAGCTATAGGTAGTTTTCTACCAACGCTAGGTGCAAATGCAAATTATAGTGTAAATACTGGAGCTAATATTAATCCAGCTACTAATCAATTTGAAAATACTACGTTTAAGTCGCTTTCTGCATCTGCAAATTCAAGTATTACTTTGTTTAATGGGTTAGCTAACTGGAAAACGCTTCAGCGTACTAAATTGAACAAAATAGCGAATACTTATAAATTAGATAAAATGAAAGATGATATTGCACTTTCAGTTGCAAATGCATACTTACAAATTTTATTTAATAAAGAGCAATTAAAGGTTCAGAAAAATCAAAATCTAATTACAAAAGAGAATATTAAAAGAACTCAAGAGTTAATAGAAGTAGGTTCTGTTCCAGCGGGAGATATTTATGAATTGCAAGCTACCGATGCTACTCAGGAACAACAAATTATAAGTACTGAAAATGCTCTTTTGATATCTAAAATTTCATTATGTCAAACATTGTTGTTGGAAAATTATGCAACTTTTGATATTTCTGATGAAGTAATAGAAGTACCTATTACAAATCTTGCAGATGAAAGCCAAGAGACCATTTTAGCTAAAGCAAAAGAATCAGTATATGATATAAAAATAGCACAATCAAATGTTGATATCGCGAAAAAAGATCTTTCTATTGCTCGTTCAGGATATTTACCAACGTTAAATGGATTTGTAGGATATAATACAAGATGGTCAGAAAGTACACCGTTTAGTTTTACAGATCAATTATCATTATTTGATGGTACTTCTATAGGACTACAATTAAGTGTGCCTATTTTAAGTGGATTCTCTACAAGAGGAAGAGTTCAACGCTCGAAAGTAAATAAAGAAAGAACAGAAATTCAATTAAAACAAGCCGAATTAGATTTAGAAAGAAATGTTTACCAAGCTTATAATGATGTTATTAATGCTAAGAAATCATTTGAAGCAGCTCAAAAAACATTAGAAGCAAGAAAGTTAGCATACGATTTTGCAAAAGAAAGATTTGAAGTCGGATTAATGAATTCATTTGATTTTTCGCAATCTTCAATTACATTAGAAAACGCACAATCAGAAGTATTAAGAACAAAATACGATTACATATTTAGAACCAAAATTTTAGAATTTTATTTCGGAATCCCATTAATTCAAAAATAA
- a CDS encoding mechanosensitive ion channel family protein yields the protein MTSEKVEEYATIIKNIIIEYSPKVITAIIILFVGLWLTSIITKTLKRILVKREIDTTLSNFIGNFVFWTLRILVFITVISNLGVPTSSFVAILGAAGLAVGLALQGSLSNFAGGILIILFKPFKLDDVIEAQGEIGSVKEIQIFNTKLLTGNNQTVYIPNGALSNGVIKNYTQEGIRRVDLMIGVDYNSDLKQVKDVILDVLNKNSMVLKNPAPTILVWELADSSINLAVRPWTNSENYFSVHSQTLEDCKVAFDAAGIEIPYPHQVEIKKK from the coding sequence ATGACTAGCGAAAAAGTAGAAGAATATGCAACTATTATTAAAAACATTATAATTGAATATTCTCCAAAAGTAATTACGGCCATTATCATATTATTTGTAGGACTTTGGCTGACAAGTATTATTACAAAAACCCTAAAACGTATATTAGTTAAACGAGAAATAGATACTACTCTTTCAAATTTCATAGGTAATTTCGTCTTTTGGACATTACGTATTTTAGTTTTTATAACGGTAATTTCAAATCTTGGAGTCCCTACATCTTCTTTTGTTGCTATATTAGGAGCAGCAGGTTTAGCTGTTGGTTTAGCACTTCAAGGATCTCTTTCTAATTTTGCAGGAGGAATTTTAATTATCCTTTTTAAACCATTTAAACTAGACGATGTAATTGAAGCGCAAGGAGAAATAGGATCTGTAAAAGAAATTCAAATTTTTAACACAAAGTTATTAACTGGAAACAATCAAACAGTGTATATTCCTAATGGAGCTTTATCAAATGGTGTTATTAAAAATTACACTCAAGAAGGAATTAGAAGAGTTGATTTAATGATTGGTGTAGATTATAATTCAGATTTAAAACAAGTGAAAGATGTTATTCTAGATGTTTTAAATAAAAACTCAATGGTTTTAAAGAATCCTGCGCCTACAATTTTAGTTTGGGAACTTGCAGATAGCTCTATAAATCTTGCTGTAAGACCATGGACAAATTCAGAAAACTATTTCTCTGTTCATAGTCAAACACTTGAAGACTGTAAAGTTGCTTTTGATGCTGCTGGTATTGAAATTCCATATCCACATCAAGTAGAAATTAAAAAGAAATAA
- a CDS encoding dodecin family protein — protein sequence MAVLKVIEVLSSSEKSWEDATRKAVAKASQSLKNIRSVYVQDQSASVKNNEVTEFRVNLKVTFEIE from the coding sequence ATGGCAGTATTAAAAGTTATTGAAGTTTTATCAAGTTCAGAAAAAAGTTGGGAAGATGCAACGAGAAAAGCTGTAGCTAAAGCTTCTCAGTCTTTAAAAAATATTAGATCCGTGTATGTACAAGATCAAAGTGCAAGTGTAAAAAATAATGAAGTAACAGAATTTAGAGTTAATTTGAAAGTTACTTTTGAAATTGAATAA
- a CDS encoding inorganic phosphate transporter gives MEQIYVIMLVALGILAIIDLAVGVSNDAVNFLNSAIGSKAVSLRTILIVASIGIAVGAVFSSGMMEVARKGIFMPSEFYFNEIMIIFMAVMITDILLLDFFNTLGMPTSTTVSVVFELLGSAVVISVIKILNNGDSLGIIGKYINTEKATEIIIGILLSVVISFSIGAIVQYISRLLLTFNYEKKAKWVGAIFGGIALAAISYFIIIKGLKGTEFYEKIKPIIKDKTFLVLLVSAAFWTLFSFVIIQGFKKNIYKLVIIVGTFALALAFAGNDLVNFIGVPIAAWQSYGAWVDSGAPATGFAMSVLAEKVATPTLLLMIAGGIMVITLWISKKSMNVLETEQNLSRQGEGSEKYSSNIISRGIVRGAVILSNGISFLIPKSVQATIDGRFLAAEYKGKRSEQPMFDMVRASINLVVAAVLISIATSMKLPLSTTYVTFMVAMGTSFADRAWDRESAVYRIAGVLNVIGGWFFTAFAAFISAGIVAYLLYVGEIYAFFGLMILVAVLFYRSNQVHKAKMTEKEEIKKLNKEDIVSIHEVINESSDQISKIVSKTNKIYSAIVAGLSLQDLPSLKENKKSVKKLEKQVDELKNNVYYFIKNLDETSVEASKFYVLTLGHLQDIVQSISYISQSSHSHINNNHKQLKFNQIRDLKTVELEILELFKDIEDIFNSKNFSSIDRALTERKKVLETISDLIQKQITRIRTIENSPKNSKLYFGLLLETNDLVKATMNLLELFKEFNEYVEKK, from the coding sequence ATGGAACAAATTTATGTGATAATGCTTGTGGCATTAGGAATTCTTGCAATTATTGATTTAGCTGTAGGAGTTAGTAATGATGCGGTTAATTTTTTAAACTCTGCTATAGGTTCAAAAGCCGTTTCACTTAGAACAATTCTTATTGTCGCAAGTATTGGAATTGCTGTAGGAGCTGTGTTTTCAAGTGGAATGATGGAAGTGGCAAGAAAAGGAATATTTATGCCAAGTGAATTTTATTTTAATGAAATTATGATAATTTTCATGGCAGTTATGATAACAGATATCTTACTTTTAGATTTCTTTAATACGCTAGGAATGCCTACATCAACAACAGTATCGGTTGTTTTTGAATTATTAGGATCGGCAGTTGTTATTTCAGTAATTAAAATATTAAATAATGGAGATTCATTAGGTATAATTGGAAAATACATTAATACAGAGAAAGCAACAGAGATAATTATAGGAATTCTATTATCTGTTGTTATTTCTTTTTCAATAGGAGCCATTGTACAATATATTTCTCGTTTATTACTTACATTTAATTATGAAAAGAAAGCAAAATGGGTTGGAGCTATTTTTGGAGGAATAGCATTAGCGGCAATATCATATTTCATTATAATCAAAGGATTAAAAGGAACAGAATTTTACGAAAAAATTAAACCTATAATTAAAGATAAAACATTTTTAGTACTTTTAGTTAGTGCTGCTTTTTGGACACTTTTTTCTTTTGTTATTATTCAAGGATTCAAAAAAAATATCTACAAATTAGTAATTATAGTAGGAACATTTGCATTAGCATTAGCTTTTGCAGGAAACGACTTAGTTAATTTTATTGGTGTGCCTATTGCAGCTTGGCAGTCTTATGGAGCTTGGGTAGATTCAGGAGCTCCTGCAACTGGATTTGCAATGAGTGTTTTGGCAGAAAAGGTAGCAACTCCTACATTATTATTGATGATTGCAGGTGGAATAATGGTAATAACACTTTGGATTTCTAAAAAATCGATGAATGTTTTAGAAACAGAGCAAAATTTGTCACGTCAAGGAGAAGGTTCTGAAAAATATTCTTCAAATATAATATCTAGAGGTATAGTTAGAGGTGCAGTTATCTTAAGTAATGGTATCAGCTTTCTAATTCCTAAGTCAGTTCAAGCAACTATAGATGGAAGATTTCTAGCTGCTGAATATAAAGGAAAAAGAAGTGAACAACCTATGTTTGATATGGTTAGAGCATCTATTAATTTAGTTGTAGCAGCAGTTTTAATTTCTATAGCAACATCTATGAAATTACCATTATCTACTACATACGTAACTTTTATGGTAGCAATGGGAACTTCATTTGCAGATAGAGCTTGGGATAGAGAAAGTGCTGTTTATAGAATTGCAGGTGTCCTAAATGTTATAGGAGGTTGGTTTTTTACTGCATTTGCAGCATTTATTTCTGCAGGAATAGTAGCATATTTATTATATGTTGGAGAAATCTATGCATTTTTTGGGTTAATGATTCTTGTAGCGGTCTTGTTTTATAGAAGTAATCAAGTTCATAAAGCAAAAATGACTGAAAAAGAAGAAATTAAAAAACTGAATAAAGAAGATATCGTTAGTATTCATGAAGTAATAAATGAAAGTTCAGATCAAATTTCTAAAATTGTAAGTAAGACTAATAAGATTTATAGTGCAATTGTAGCAGGATTAAGTTTACAAGACTTACCATCTTTGAAAGAAAATAAAAAATCAGTTAAGAAATTAGAAAAGCAAGTAGATGAATTAAAGAATAATGTTTATTATTTCATTAAGAATTTAGATGAAACTTCAGTGGAAGCAAGTAAATTCTATGTATTGACATTAGGACATTTACAAGACATTGTGCAGTCTATTAGTTATATTTCTCAAAGTAGTCATTCACATATAAATAATAATCATAAACAATTAAAGTTTAATCAAATTAGAGATTTAAAAACAGTTGAATTAGAAATATTAGAATTGTTTAAGGATATTGAAGATATCTTTAACTCAAAAAACTTTAGTAGTATTGATAGAGCTTTAACAGAAAGAAAGAAAGTTTTAGAAACGATTTCTGATTTAATTCAAAAGCAAATAACAAGAATTAGAACAATTGAAAATAGTCCTAAAAACAGTAAATTATATTTCGGGTTATTATTAGAAACAAATGATTTAGTAAAAGCAACAATGAATTTATTAGAACTTTTTAAAGAGTTTAATGAATATGTTGAGAAAAAATAG
- the tsaB gene encoding tRNA (adenosine(37)-N6)-threonylcarbamoyltransferase complex dimerization subunit type 1 TsaB codes for MSVLLNIETATKNCSVSIAREGKTILCREIAEENFSHAEKLHVFIEEILQESNLSFKDLKAVAVSQGPGSYTGLRIGVSSAKGFCYALNLPMIAIDTLELLARKISINEGIIIPMIDARRMEVYTAFFDKNYIKIRQIEAEVINEESYKEINSTIHLVGDGIMKFKETLVQDKFIFHHDVVFPSANEMSYLSFEKYKKSDFVNVAYFEPYYLKDFVLNK; via the coding sequence ATGTCAGTATTATTAAACATAGAAACAGCAACTAAAAATTGTTCAGTTTCAATAGCAAGAGAAGGTAAAACTATTTTATGTAGAGAAATTGCTGAAGAAAATTTTTCTCATGCAGAAAAATTACATGTTTTCATTGAAGAAATTCTACAGGAAAGCAATTTGTCTTTTAAAGATTTAAAAGCAGTAGCTGTAAGTCAAGGTCCTGGTTCTTATACTGGATTGAGAATAGGAGTTTCTTCTGCAAAAGGCTTTTGTTATGCTTTAAATTTGCCAATGATTGCTATTGATACCTTAGAACTTTTAGCAAGAAAAATTTCTATAAATGAAGGGATTATTATTCCTATGATTGATGCTAGAAGAATGGAAGTGTATACTGCATTTTTTGATAAAAACTACATAAAAATAAGACAAATAGAAGCTGAAGTTATTAATGAAGAATCATATAAAGAAATTAATTCAACGATTCATTTAGTAGGTGATGGAATAATGAAATTCAAAGAAACATTAGTTCAGGATAAATTTATTTTTCATCATGATGTTGTATTTCCTTCGGCAAATGAAATGAGTTATTTGTCATTTGAAAAGTACAAAAAAAGCGACTTTGTAAATGTCGCTTATTTTGAACCTTATTATTTAAAAGATTTTGTCTTAAATAAATAA
- a CDS encoding PorP/SprF family type IX secretion system membrane protein, with protein MNLKKSYLIIVLFLTQLSFSQEGVAVYSDYLSDNYYLIHPSMAGAANCGKIRLTGRQQWFGQDDAPSLQTVSFNTSVDEDGKSGIGAIIFNDKNGYHSQRGAKLTYAHHLRFSRGTTDLNQLSFGLSAAFVQSQLDETEFVNQPFDPFVFGGIYQKDSYFNVDLGVSYHYLDFFTHFTVKNFLANRREIYTEGIESDNLRKLLWSAGAVFGDEDRLLWEPSFMFQYTQETTEKAIDLNLKVYKGMDFGRIWGGLSYRRSFDGAEYLNGSAIDEQKLQYITPILGVNYKQFMFSYTYSHIIGDIKFDTGGFHQLTLGLDIFCKAKEWDCNCPAVN; from the coding sequence ATGAATTTAAAAAAAAGTTATTTAATTATAGTGTTGTTTCTAACACAATTATCTTTCTCTCAAGAAGGAGTTGCAGTTTATTCAGATTATTTGTCTGATAATTATTATTTAATTCATCCATCAATGGCAGGAGCTGCTAATTGTGGAAAAATACGTTTGACTGGACGTCAACAATGGTTTGGACAAGATGATGCACCTTCTTTGCAAACTGTAAGTTTTAATACATCAGTCGATGAAGATGGTAAATCTGGTATTGGTGCCATAATTTTTAATGATAAAAATGGGTACCATTCACAAAGAGGAGCAAAACTAACTTATGCTCACCATTTAAGATTTTCTAGAGGAACTACAGATTTAAATCAATTATCTTTTGGTTTAAGTGCTGCTTTTGTTCAAAGTCAATTAGATGAAACAGAATTTGTAAATCAACCATTTGATCCGTTTGTTTTTGGAGGAATTTATCAAAAAGATTCATATTTCAATGTTGATTTAGGAGTTTCATATCACTATTTAGATTTCTTTACTCATTTTACAGTTAAAAATTTCTTAGCAAATAGAAGAGAGATTTATACTGAAGGAATTGAATCTGATAACTTAAGAAAGTTATTATGGAGTGCAGGAGCAGTTTTTGGAGATGAAGATAGGTTATTATGGGAACCATCTTTTATGTTTCAATATACACAAGAAACTACTGAAAAAGCAATTGACCTAAACTTAAAAGTTTATAAAGGAATGGATTTTGGTAGAATATGGGGTGGATTATCATATAGAAGAAGCTTTGATGGGGCTGAATATCTTAACGGAAGTGCTATTGATGAACAAAAATTACAATATATAACGCCAATTTTAGGGGTAAACTATAAACAATTTATGTTCTCATATACATATTCTCATATCATTGGAGATATTAAATTTGATACAGGAGGATTTCACCAGTTAACACTAGGTTTAGATATATTCTGTAAAGCTAAAGAGTGGGATTGTAATTGTCCTGCCGTTAACTAA